The Amycolatopsis sp. DG1A-15b genome window below encodes:
- the paaA gene encoding 1,2-phenylacetyl-CoA epoxidase subunit PaaA has product MTAVAEPALEAHFEHTIERDQRIEPRDWVPEGYRKTMIRQIAQHAHSEIIGMQPEGNWITRAPSLRRKAILLAKVQDEAGHGLYLYSAAATLGADRADLTDKLITGRQKYSSIFNYPTLTFADVGVIGWLVDGAAICNQVPLCRSSYGPYARAMIRICKEESFHQRQGYELLMTMMKGTEQQREMVQEAVNRWWWPSLMMFGPPDADSPNTAQSMAWKIKRHTNDELRQRFVDMSVPQAEALGVTFPDPALKWNAERGHYDFGAVDWDEFKNVLKGNGPCNASRIAHRRRAHEDGAWVREAAVAHAGKKEYK; this is encoded by the coding sequence GTGACCGCCGTGGCCGAACCCGCTCTCGAAGCGCACTTCGAGCACACGATCGAGCGCGACCAGCGCATCGAGCCGCGCGACTGGGTGCCCGAGGGCTACCGCAAGACGATGATCCGGCAGATCGCGCAGCACGCGCACTCGGAGATCATCGGCATGCAGCCCGAAGGCAACTGGATCACCCGGGCGCCGTCGCTGCGGCGCAAGGCGATCCTGCTGGCCAAGGTGCAGGACGAGGCCGGCCACGGCCTCTACCTGTACTCGGCCGCGGCGACGCTGGGCGCGGACCGCGCGGACCTGACCGACAAGCTGATCACCGGACGGCAGAAGTACTCGTCGATCTTCAACTACCCGACGCTGACCTTCGCCGACGTCGGCGTGATCGGCTGGCTGGTCGACGGCGCGGCGATCTGCAACCAGGTGCCGCTGTGCCGGTCGTCGTACGGGCCGTACGCGCGGGCGATGATCCGGATCTGCAAGGAGGAGTCCTTCCACCAGCGGCAGGGCTACGAGCTGCTGATGACCATGATGAAGGGCACCGAACAGCAGCGGGAAATGGTCCAGGAGGCCGTGAACCGCTGGTGGTGGCCGTCGCTGATGATGTTCGGGCCGCCGGACGCCGATTCGCCGAACACCGCGCAGTCGATGGCGTGGAAGATCAAGCGCCACACGAACGACGAGCTGCGGCAGCGGTTCGTGGACATGTCGGTGCCGCAGGCCGAAGCCCTCGGCGTCACGTTCCCGGACCCTGCTCTGAAGTGGAATGCCGAGCGCGGCCACTACGACTTCGGCGCGGTGGACTGGGACGAGTTCAAGAACGTGCTGAAGGGCAACGGGCCCTGCAACGCTTCGCGGATCGCGCACCGGCGCCGCGCCCACGAAGACGGCGCTTGGGTGCGGGAAGCCGCCGTCGCGCACGCCGGGAAGAAGGAGTACAAGTGA
- the paaB gene encoding 1,2-phenylacetyl-CoA epoxidase subunit PaaB produces the protein MKHDWPLYEVFVRGKRGLNHVHVGSLHAADDQMALHHARDLYTRRNEGVSIWVVRAADITASSPDEKDPFFAPSGDKVYRHPTFYDIPEDVPHI, from the coding sequence ATCAAGCACGACTGGCCGTTGTACGAGGTGTTCGTCCGCGGCAAGCGCGGCCTGAACCACGTGCACGTCGGGTCGCTGCACGCGGCCGACGACCAGATGGCGCTGCACCACGCGCGCGACCTCTACACGCGCCGCAACGAAGGCGTGTCGATCTGGGTCGTGCGCGCGGCGGACATCACGGCGTCGTCGCCGGACGAGAAGGACCCGTTCTTCGCGCCCAGCGGCGACAAGGTGTACCGGCACCCGACGTTCTACGACATCCCCGAGGATGTGCCGCACATATGA
- the paaC gene encoding 1,2-phenylacetyl-CoA epoxidase subunit PaaC, with translation MSFDNVYEAITEENDARWAFGTGFDDPLSGVDTSVPSGVDAGRLAAYCLMLGDDALIFSHRLQEWCTNAPELEDEVAIANIALDLLGQARLLLARAGKADGSGRSEDSLAFLRAEHEFRNVRLAELGGGHFGHLIARLFVFSTWRLALLQRLESDAASAGKSTSAETSVDPVLAAIADKGVKEVTYHRDYAAQWLVRLGDGTPLSHSRMQEGLDEVWPYVGELFRTHPTEFVDAASLRSEFDLVLDQALSAATLSVPSAGELAGVSGRTGRDGVHTEQMGFLLAELQSVARAMPDARW, from the coding sequence ATGAGTTTCGACAACGTGTACGAGGCCATCACCGAGGAGAACGACGCCCGCTGGGCGTTCGGCACCGGCTTCGACGACCCACTGTCCGGAGTGGACACTTCGGTGCCGTCCGGGGTGGACGCCGGGCGGCTGGCCGCGTACTGCCTGATGCTGGGTGACGACGCGCTGATCTTCTCCCACCGGCTGCAGGAGTGGTGCACCAACGCGCCCGAGCTGGAGGACGAGGTCGCCATCGCCAACATCGCCCTGGACCTGCTGGGCCAGGCGCGGTTGCTGCTGGCGCGGGCCGGGAAGGCCGACGGCTCCGGCCGTTCGGAGGACTCGCTCGCCTTCCTCCGTGCGGAGCACGAGTTCCGCAACGTCCGGCTCGCGGAGCTGGGCGGCGGCCACTTCGGGCACCTGATCGCGCGCCTGTTCGTGTTCTCGACGTGGCGGCTGGCGCTGCTGCAGCGGCTCGAGTCCGATGCCGCCTCCGCGGGAAAGAGCACGTCGGCGGAGACGTCGGTGGACCCGGTACTGGCGGCGATCGCGGACAAGGGCGTCAAGGAGGTGACCTACCACCGCGACTACGCGGCGCAGTGGCTGGTCCGCCTCGGCGACGGGACGCCGTTGTCGCACTCGCGGATGCAGGAGGGGCTGGACGAGGTCTGGCCGTACGTGGGGGAGCTGTTCCGCACGCACCCCACGGAGTTCGTGGACGCGGCTTCGCTGCGGTCGGAGTTCGATCTCGTCCTCGACCAGGCATTGTCCGCCGCGACGCTTTCGGTGCCTTCGGCCGGTGAGCTGGCGGGCGTCTCGGGCCGGACGGGCCGCGACGGCGTCCACACCGAGCAGATGGGGTTCCTGCTGGCGGAGCTGCAGAGCGTGGCCCGGGCGATGCCGGACGCTCGATGGTGA
- the paaD gene encoding 1,2-phenylacetyl-CoA epoxidase subunit PaaD, with amino-acid sequence MVTAEAVAATVTDPELPMLTLADLGVLRSVSESEGRVVVAITPTYTGCPAMDTMRDDLEHALVSAGFEDVEIRTQLSPAWTSDWISPSGREKLAAAGIAPPGAAPRRSGPIPLTLSAPATRVRCPHCGSPDTEEQSRFGATACKALRRCRACLEPFEHVKEI; translated from the coding sequence ATGGTGACCGCCGAGGCCGTGGCCGCCACGGTCACCGACCCCGAGCTGCCGATGCTGACCCTGGCGGACCTGGGCGTGCTGCGCTCGGTGTCCGAGTCCGAAGGGCGCGTGGTCGTCGCGATCACGCCGACGTACACGGGCTGCCCGGCGATGGACACCATGCGCGACGACCTGGAGCACGCGCTGGTTTCGGCGGGCTTCGAGGACGTCGAGATCCGGACGCAGCTGTCACCGGCGTGGACGTCGGATTGGATTTCGCCGTCGGGGCGGGAGAAACTGGCCGCGGCCGGGATCGCCCCGCCGGGTGCGGCACCGCGGCGATCGGGCCCGATCCCGCTGACGCTGTCGGCGCCGGCGACGCGGGTCCGCTGCCCGCACTGCGGTTCCCCGGACACCGAAGAGCAGTCCCGGTTCGGCGCGACGGCGTGCAAGGCGCTGCGGCGCTGCCGCGCGTGCCTCGAGCCGTTCGAACACGTCAAGGAGATTTAG
- the paaE gene encoding 1,2-phenylacetyl-CoA epoxidase subunit PaaE, whose protein sequence is MARFHELTVAGVERLCDDAVAVTFDVPSSLASEYAFKAGQSLTLRRSIDGRDERRSYSICAPAGAPPRVGVRLVPDGFFSSWLVNEVRPGDTIEVAPPTGSFTPDLSEGGHHVLIAAGSGITPVLSIVSSLLRSSTATVTVLYGNRRTDTVMFADELADLKDSAPSRLELIHVLSREPREAELFTGRLDVPKLRTLFSTLVPVSSVDHWWLCGPFEMVSGAQELLASLDVPRERIHQELFYVDTPPAPVEHLDPAVAGESSEVSVILDGRSTPMTLPRSSSVLDGAQKFRPDLPFACKGGVCGTCRARVTEGKVDLRRNFALEEAEIAAGFVLTCQSYPVSETLTVDFDA, encoded by the coding sequence GTGGCGCGGTTCCACGAGTTGACGGTGGCCGGGGTCGAGCGGCTGTGCGACGACGCGGTCGCGGTGACGTTCGACGTGCCTTCGTCGCTGGCGTCCGAGTACGCCTTCAAGGCCGGCCAGTCCTTGACGTTGCGGCGCTCGATCGACGGGCGCGACGAGCGCCGGTCGTACTCGATCTGCGCCCCGGCGGGCGCGCCACCGCGGGTGGGCGTCCGCCTGGTCCCGGACGGCTTTTTCTCGTCGTGGCTGGTGAACGAAGTCCGCCCGGGCGACACGATCGAGGTGGCCCCGCCGACGGGTTCGTTCACCCCGGACCTCTCGGAGGGCGGCCACCACGTCCTGATCGCGGCGGGTTCGGGCATCACGCCGGTGCTGTCGATCGTGTCCTCGCTGCTGCGCTCGTCGACGGCAACGGTGACGGTGCTGTACGGAAACCGCCGCACGGACACGGTGATGTTCGCGGACGAGCTGGCGGACCTGAAGGACAGCGCGCCTTCGCGGCTCGAGCTGATCCACGTGCTGTCGCGCGAGCCCCGCGAGGCGGAGCTGTTCACGGGCCGCCTGGACGTCCCGAAGCTGCGCACGCTGTTTTCCACTTTGGTGCCGGTGTCTTCGGTGGACCACTGGTGGCTGTGCGGCCCGTTCGAGATGGTGTCGGGAGCACAGGAGCTGCTGGCGTCCCTGGACGTGCCGCGGGAGCGCATCCACCAGGAGCTGTTCTACGTGGACACCCCGCCGGCCCCGGTGGAACACCTCGACCCGGCGGTGGCGGGCGAGTCGTCCGAGGTATCGGTGATCCTGGACGGCCGGTCGACCCCGATGACGTTGCCGCGCTCGTCATCGGTGCTCGACGGGGCGCAGAAGTTCCGCCCGGACCTGCCGTTCGCCTGCAAGGGCGGGGTGTGCGGGACGTGCCGCGCGCGCGTGACGGAGGGAAAGGTGGACCTGCGGCGCAACTTCGCGCTGGAGGAGGCGGAGATCGCGGCGGGGTTCGTGCTGACGTGCCAGTCGTACCCGGTCTCGGAGACGCTCACGGTGGACTTCGACGCCTGA
- a CDS encoding adenylate/guanylate cyclase domain-containing protein → MTDPSEELQQRLERVLLGGRRKYTRLEVAEKAGVPDERSRRLWRALGFATVRDDEVVFTDADVEAMRTADQLVQSGLIDPSIEVSVTRALGQHLSRLAEWQVDMLWELIKQQPELGRSERQVTRLVDGLLPELERVQNFVWRRHLAAYAGRAFAASDEHLETRTEVVGFVDMVGYTRLTRQIGEDELSRVLDAFETVATEVIAEHHGRVVKMIGDEVLFVADAPVDAAEIALTLTERTSADETLPAVRAGMASGRILSRFGDVYGSVVNLAARLTSVARPGTILVDRELAAELAEEKAYELRARRPVTVRGYNRLRPAALRRASEAPTGMFASSQQLAAEMLGLAGPEERGPQPEDQVTEIPEPRPRRRRRRKL, encoded by the coding sequence GTGACCGATCCGAGCGAGGAGCTTCAGCAGCGGCTCGAACGCGTCCTGCTCGGCGGCAGGCGGAAGTACACCCGGCTCGAAGTGGCGGAGAAGGCCGGCGTGCCCGACGAGCGGTCACGCCGGCTCTGGCGCGCGCTGGGGTTCGCGACCGTGCGCGACGACGAGGTCGTCTTCACCGACGCGGACGTCGAGGCGATGCGGACCGCCGATCAGCTGGTGCAGTCGGGGCTGATCGACCCGAGCATCGAGGTCTCGGTGACGCGCGCGCTCGGCCAGCACCTGTCGCGGCTGGCCGAGTGGCAGGTCGACATGCTCTGGGAGCTGATCAAGCAGCAGCCGGAGCTGGGCCGCAGCGAACGCCAGGTGACCCGCCTGGTCGACGGGCTGCTGCCGGAGCTGGAGCGGGTGCAGAACTTCGTCTGGCGCCGCCACCTGGCGGCGTACGCGGGGCGGGCGTTCGCGGCCTCGGACGAGCACCTGGAGACCCGCACCGAGGTGGTCGGGTTCGTCGACATGGTGGGCTACACGCGGCTGACGCGCCAGATCGGCGAGGACGAGCTGAGCCGGGTCCTCGACGCGTTCGAGACCGTGGCGACGGAGGTGATCGCCGAGCACCACGGCCGGGTGGTGAAGATGATCGGCGACGAGGTCCTGTTCGTGGCGGACGCCCCGGTCGACGCGGCGGAGATCGCCTTGACGCTGACCGAGCGCACCTCGGCGGACGAGACGTTGCCGGCGGTCCGCGCGGGCATGGCCTCGGGCCGGATCCTGTCGCGGTTCGGCGACGTGTACGGCTCGGTGGTCAACCTGGCGGCCCGCCTGACCTCGGTGGCCCGCCCGGGCACGATCCTGGTCGACCGCGAGCTGGCCGCGGAGCTGGCGGAGGAGAAGGCGTACGAGCTGCGCGCCCGCAGGCCGGTGACGGTCCGGGGCTACAACCGCCTCCGCCCGGCCGCGCTGCGCCGGGCGAGCGAAGCCCCGACGGGGATGTTCGCCAGTTCCCAGCAACTGGCGGCGGAGATGCTGGGCCTGGCGGGGCCGGAGGAGCGCGGCCCGCAGCCGGAGGACCAGGTGACGGAGATCCCGGAGCCGAGGCCCCGTCGCCGGCGGCGCCGCAAGCTCTGA
- a CDS encoding universal stress protein, with product MGAAYRTVVVGTDGSESSFAAVDRAAAVAGDAGATLVIACAYYPASKSDVDKAQDVLGEEAYQVVGSAPAEDTLQSARDRATRAGAEKIDTVAVKGDPVDSLRKVVHEREADLLVVGNRGLNTIAGRILGSVPSEVARKSGVDVLIVHTT from the coding sequence ATGGGTGCGGCATATCGGACCGTGGTGGTGGGCACGGACGGCTCGGAGTCCTCGTTCGCGGCGGTGGACCGCGCGGCGGCGGTGGCCGGCGACGCGGGCGCCACGCTCGTCATCGCGTGTGCGTACTACCCGGCGAGCAAGTCCGACGTCGACAAGGCCCAGGACGTCCTCGGCGAGGAGGCCTACCAGGTCGTCGGCTCGGCACCGGCCGAGGACACGCTGCAGTCGGCACGGGACCGGGCGACGCGCGCGGGTGCGGAGAAGATCGACACCGTCGCGGTGAAGGGCGACCCGGTCGACTCGCTGCGCAAGGTCGTGCACGAGCGCGAGGCCGACCTGCTGGTGGTCGGCAACCGCGGGCTGAACACGATCGCCGGCCGGATCCTGGGCTCGGTGCCGTCCGAGGTGGCCCGCAAGTCCGGCGTGGACGTGCTCATCGTCCACACGACCTGA
- a CDS encoding chromosome segregation protein, with amino-acid sequence MPLGAGFDVAKRGYSRAQVDEHLERLDADLKMLTADRDAAIAQAGDLARQLEIARGEIADLRGQVDRLAQPPTSVEGLSERLQRMLRLAQDESADTRARAEAEAGHIRAKAETDASAMRARYEQLLTELDLRRKEMEAEHRKVLEDARAEAKKITDEAEAERKRLDTESSDRRTKVEEDFEIAMASRRTEAMRVLAEQEAASKAEAARRVQEATQDAADIRAKVLEEEKAAKADIDRRQRESVAEANKRRQDSITEANARLAEAADEARRRVTSATEESNRRITQANERVDALRKVRGGLAEQVRAARAVLAEAHTVLGDDVKVPAEVKTDLVTDEKPDAVDDTEKTVRVSDVEETIRIRVSDVPKPKPGAKPAAKPAPKPASKPAAKPAPRASGAQKATGE; translated from the coding sequence GTGCCGCTGGGAGCCGGCTTCGACGTGGCGAAGCGCGGGTACAGCCGAGCGCAGGTCGACGAGCACCTCGAACGGCTGGACGCCGACCTGAAGATGCTCACCGCGGATCGGGACGCCGCCATCGCGCAGGCGGGCGACCTCGCCCGCCAGCTGGAGATCGCGCGCGGCGAGATCGCGGACCTGCGCGGGCAGGTCGACCGGCTGGCCCAGCCGCCGACGAGCGTCGAAGGCCTGTCCGAACGGCTGCAGCGCATGTTGCGCCTGGCGCAGGACGAATCCGCCGACACCCGCGCCCGCGCCGAAGCCGAGGCCGGGCACATCCGGGCCAAGGCCGAGACGGACGCGAGCGCCATGCGCGCCCGCTACGAGCAGCTGCTCACCGAGCTCGACCTGCGGCGCAAGGAGATGGAGGCGGAGCACCGCAAGGTGCTCGAGGACGCCCGCGCGGAGGCCAAGAAGATCACCGACGAGGCCGAGGCGGAGCGCAAGCGCCTCGACACCGAGTCCTCGGACCGCCGCACCAAGGTCGAAGAGGACTTCGAGATCGCGATGGCCTCGCGCCGCACCGAGGCGATGCGGGTGCTGGCCGAGCAGGAGGCGGCGAGCAAGGCCGAAGCCGCGCGGCGCGTCCAGGAAGCCACGCAGGACGCCGCCGACATCCGCGCGAAGGTCCTCGAAGAGGAGAAGGCCGCGAAGGCCGACATCGACCGCCGTCAGCGGGAGTCGGTCGCGGAGGCGAACAAGCGCCGTCAGGACTCGATCACCGAGGCCAACGCCCGGCTCGCGGAGGCCGCCGACGAGGCGCGGCGCCGCGTGACGTCGGCCACGGAGGAATCCAACCGGCGGATCACCCAGGCGAACGAGCGGGTCGACGCGCTGCGCAAGGTGCGCGGCGGGCTGGCCGAGCAGGTGCGCGCGGCGCGGGCGGTGCTGGCCGAGGCGCACACCGTCCTCGGCGACGACGTGAAGGTGCCCGCCGAGGTCAAGACCGACCTGGTCACGGACGAGAAGCCGGACGCGGTGGACGACACCGAGAAGACGGTCCGGGTCTCCGACGTCGAGGAGACGATCCGGATCCGCGTCTCCGACGTGCCGAAGCCGAAGCCCGGGGCCAAGCCTGCGGCCAAACCGGCTCCGAAACCCGCCTCCAAACCGGCGGCGAAGCCGGCTCCCCGGGCAAGCGGAGCGCAGAAAGCGACTGGCGAGTAA
- the ccrA gene encoding crotonyl-CoA carboxylase/reductase, which yields MTQLGEIQQAILTGEFGAVGSLPVPESYRGVTVHADEVDMFEGLESRDKDPRKSLHVDDVPVPELGPGEALVAVMASAINYNTVWTSIFEPIPTFKFLKKYGKLSPLAKRHDLPYHVVGSDLSGVVLRTGVGVHNWKPGDEVVAHCLNVELESPDGHNDTMLDTEQRIWGFETNFGGLAEIALVKANQLMPKPDHLTWEEAASPGLVNSTAYRQLVSRNGADMKQGDVVLIWGASGGLGSYATQYALNGGAIPVCVVSSPEKAAICRKLGAELIIDRSAEGYKFWKNDAEQDPKEWQRFGARIRELTGGEDPDIVFEHPGRETFGASVYAARKGGTIVTCASTSGYMHQYDNRYLWMNLKRIIGSHFANYRESWEANRLIAKGLIHPTLSKTYSLEETGQAALDVHRNAHQGKVGVLALAPQEGLGVRNEEKRAKHLAGINAFRGA from the coding sequence ATGACGCAGCTCGGCGAGATCCAGCAGGCCATCCTGACCGGCGAGTTCGGCGCGGTCGGCTCGTTGCCCGTCCCCGAGAGCTACCGCGGGGTGACCGTGCACGCCGACGAGGTCGACATGTTCGAGGGCCTCGAGAGCCGGGACAAGGACCCCCGCAAGTCACTGCACGTCGACGACGTCCCGGTGCCGGAGCTCGGGCCCGGTGAAGCGCTGGTCGCGGTGATGGCGAGCGCCATCAACTACAACACCGTGTGGACGTCGATCTTCGAACCGATCCCGACGTTCAAGTTCCTGAAGAAGTACGGGAAGCTCTCGCCGCTGGCCAAGCGGCACGACCTGCCGTACCACGTCGTCGGCTCGGACCTGTCCGGCGTCGTGCTGCGGACCGGCGTCGGCGTCCACAACTGGAAGCCGGGTGACGAGGTCGTCGCGCACTGCCTGAACGTCGAGCTCGAGAGCCCGGACGGGCACAACGACACGATGCTCGACACCGAGCAGCGGATCTGGGGCTTCGAGACCAACTTCGGCGGCCTCGCCGAGATCGCGCTGGTCAAGGCCAACCAGCTGATGCCGAAGCCGGACCACCTGACCTGGGAAGAGGCCGCCTCCCCCGGGCTGGTCAACTCGACCGCCTACCGCCAGCTCGTCTCGCGCAACGGCGCCGACATGAAGCAGGGCGACGTCGTCCTGATCTGGGGCGCTTCGGGCGGCCTCGGCTCCTACGCGACGCAGTACGCGCTGAACGGCGGCGCCATCCCCGTGTGCGTCGTGTCCAGCCCCGAGAAGGCGGCGATCTGCCGGAAGCTCGGCGCCGAGCTGATCATCGACCGCAGCGCCGAGGGCTACAAGTTCTGGAAGAACGACGCCGAGCAGGACCCGAAGGAGTGGCAGCGCTTCGGGGCGAGGATCCGCGAGCTGACCGGCGGCGAGGACCCGGACATCGTCTTCGAGCACCCGGGCCGGGAGACCTTTGGCGCGTCCGTCTACGCCGCGCGCAAGGGCGGCACGATCGTCACGTGCGCTTCGACGTCGGGGTACATGCACCAGTACGACAACCGCTACCTGTGGATGAACCTGAAGCGGATCATCGGCTCCCACTTCGCGAACTACCGCGAGTCGTGGGAGGCGAACCGGCTGATCGCGAAGGGGCTGATCCACCCGACGCTGTCGAAGACCTACTCGCTCGAGGAAACCGGGCAGGCCGCGCTGGACGTGCACCGCAACGCCCACCAGGGCAAGGTCGGCGTGCTCGCGCTCGCCCCGCAGGAAGGCCTCGGCGTCCGAAACGAAGAGAAGCGCGCGAAGCACCTCGCCGGCATCAACGCGTTCCGCGGCGCCTGA
- a CDS encoding SPW repeat protein: MSEVSTRAWTRPHDWAEVVIGVVAALSPLWLSTDTTAMWTMVVLGALIALDGLVSLAMPGMVYGEGIQIALGVLLFIAPWVMGYTEFNGASWTSWIAGVLTVIAGAAAMPVANAAHRTAGQH; encoded by the coding sequence ATGAGTGAAGTCTCTACGCGCGCGTGGACCCGGCCCCATGACTGGGCCGAGGTCGTCATCGGGGTGGTCGCCGCTCTTTCACCCCTTTGGCTGAGCACGGACACGACCGCGATGTGGACGATGGTCGTCCTGGGCGCGCTGATCGCACTCGACGGCCTGGTTTCGCTGGCGATGCCGGGCATGGTCTACGGCGAAGGCATCCAGATCGCGCTCGGCGTGCTGCTCTTCATCGCGCCGTGGGTGATGGGGTACACGGAGTTCAACGGCGCATCCTGGACGTCCTGGATCGCCGGGGTGCTGACGGTCATCGCCGGCGCGGCAGCGATGCCGGTCGCGAACGCCGCGCACCGCACGGCCGGGCAGCACTGA
- a CDS encoding TetR/AcrR family transcriptional regulator, with the protein MTEDSAKERILRAAEALFAESGFDATPTSRIAEQAGVPKGLVHYYFRHKSDLLTALVARLPDERIEPAGVVVPGDLAASLRRLVRELDHRFSRSLGLSHLLWREADTHHVVRDALHDRFQVLVRQVRAVIMAATGGGLPSADVDRASGLLARAVSHRHATARHSEDDLPAEFDGELTFIADALASKAAPA; encoded by the coding sequence ATGACCGAGGATTCGGCGAAGGAGCGCATCCTGCGCGCCGCCGAGGCGCTCTTCGCCGAGTCCGGCTTCGACGCCACCCCGACCTCGCGCATAGCGGAGCAGGCGGGCGTGCCGAAGGGGCTGGTGCACTACTACTTCCGCCACAAGTCGGACTTGCTCACGGCGCTCGTCGCAAGGTTGCCCGACGAGCGCATCGAGCCGGCGGGGGTGGTGGTCCCGGGCGACCTGGCGGCCAGCCTGCGCCGCCTGGTCCGCGAACTGGACCACCGGTTCAGCAGATCGCTGGGGCTCTCCCACCTGTTGTGGCGCGAGGCCGACACCCACCACGTGGTCCGCGACGCGCTGCACGACCGCTTCCAGGTCTTGGTCCGCCAGGTCCGAGCGGTGATCATGGCGGCAACGGGCGGCGGGTTGCCATCGGCCGACGTGGACCGGGCGTCGGGCTTGCTGGCCCGCGCAGTGAGCCACCGCCACGCAACGGCCCGCCATTCGGAAGACGACCTCCCCGCGGAGTTCGACGGCGAGTTGACGTTCATCGCCGACGCCTTGGCCTCCAAGGCCGCCCCCGCTTAG
- the mce gene encoding methylmalonyl-CoA epimerase — MNDALRPFVTAIDHVGIAVPDLDAAIEFHRAHFGLEVAHEEVNEEQGVREAMLRAPGTAGTETQIQLLAPLREDSAIGKFLTKSGPGLQQLAYRVSDVDAAAAALREKGLRMLYEAAKRGTSNSRVNFVHPKDAGGVLVELVEPAKDAPAH, encoded by the coding sequence ATGAATGACGCCCTGCGGCCGTTCGTGACGGCCATCGACCACGTCGGCATCGCGGTCCCGGACCTGGACGCGGCCATCGAGTTCCACCGCGCGCACTTCGGCCTGGAGGTCGCGCACGAAGAGGTGAACGAGGAGCAGGGGGTACGCGAGGCGATGCTGCGCGCCCCGGGCACGGCGGGCACGGAGACGCAGATCCAGCTGCTGGCCCCGCTGCGCGAAGACTCGGCGATCGGCAAGTTCCTGACGAAGAGCGGCCCGGGGCTGCAGCAGCTGGCCTACCGCGTGTCCGATGTGGACGCCGCGGCCGCGGCCCTGCGCGAAAAGGGCCTGCGCATGCTGTACGAGGCGGCGAAGAGGGGCACCTCCAACAGCCGGGTGAACTTCGTCCACCCGAAGGACGCGGGCGGAGTACTGGTGGAGCTGGTGGAACCGGCAAAGGACGCACCGGCGCACTGA
- a CDS encoding acetyl-CoA C-acetyltransferase, with protein sequence MSGSVILGAARTPIGRLLGSLKDFTGAQLGGVAIKAALERAGVSPDAVQYTIMGQVLTAGAGQIPARQAAVAAGIPMSVPALTINKVCLSGLDAIALADQLIRAGEFDLVVAGGQESMTQAPHLLPKSRSGFKYGDTTLVDHMAYDGLFCAFDQVAMGSSTEKYNSRYGVTREQQDAFSARSHQRAAEAIKNGYFADEIAPVSIPQRKGDPVVFDTDEGVRADTTAEGLAKLRPAFASDGTITAGSASQISDGAAAVIVASKAKAEELGITPLAEIGAHGVVAGPDASLHEQPSNAILAALAKANLTADALDLVEINEAFAAVGLVSTEKLGLDPEKVNVNGGAIALGHPIGASGARLAVHLIHELRRRGGGLGAAALCGGGGQGDALLLRVPSA encoded by the coding sequence GTGTCCGGTTCCGTGATCCTGGGTGCCGCCCGTACGCCGATCGGGCGCCTGCTGGGCTCCCTCAAGGACTTCACGGGCGCTCAGCTGGGCGGGGTCGCGATCAAGGCGGCCCTCGAGCGCGCCGGGGTTTCCCCGGACGCGGTCCAGTACACGATCATGGGCCAGGTGCTGACCGCCGGCGCCGGCCAGATCCCGGCCCGCCAGGCCGCGGTCGCCGCGGGCATCCCGATGAGCGTGCCCGCGCTGACGATCAACAAGGTCTGCCTCTCCGGCCTCGACGCCATCGCGCTCGCCGACCAGCTCATCCGCGCCGGCGAGTTCGACCTCGTCGTCGCCGGCGGCCAGGAGTCGATGACCCAGGCGCCGCACCTGCTGCCGAAGTCCCGCTCCGGCTTCAAGTACGGCGACACCACCCTCGTCGACCACATGGCCTACGACGGTCTCTTCTGCGCCTTCGACCAGGTCGCCATGGGCTCCTCGACGGAGAAGTACAACTCCCGCTACGGCGTCACCCGCGAGCAGCAGGACGCGTTCTCCGCCCGCTCCCACCAGCGCGCCGCCGAGGCGATCAAGAACGGCTACTTCGCCGACGAGATCGCGCCGGTCTCCATCCCGCAGCGCAAGGGCGACCCGGTCGTCTTCGACACCGACGAGGGCGTCCGCGCCGACACCACCGCCGAAGGCCTCGCCAAGCTGCGCCCCGCCTTCGCCTCCGACGGCACCATCACCGCGGGCTCGGCCTCGCAGATCTCCGACGGCGCAGCCGCGGTCATCGTGGCCAGCAAGGCGAAGGCCGAGGAGCTCGGCATCACGCCGCTCGCCGAAATCGGCGCGCACGGTGTCGTCGCCGGGCCCGACGCGAGCCTGCACGAGCAGCCGTCGAACGCCATCCTCGCCGCGCTGGCGAAGGCGAACCTGACCGCCGACGCGCTCGACCTCGTCGAGATCAACGAAGCCTTCGCCGCGGTCGGGCTCGTCTCGACCGAGAAGCTCGGCCTCGACCCCGAGAAGGTCAACGTCAACGGCGGCGCGATCGCCCTCGGCCACCCGATCGGCGCCTCCGGTGCCCGGCTCGCCGTGCACCTGATCCACGAGCTGCGCCGCCGCGGCGGCGGGCTCGGCGCGGCTGCCTTGTGCGGTGGCGGCGGCCAGGGCGACGCCCTGCTGCTGCGGGTGCCGTCCGCGTAA